The following coding sequences lie in one Pseudarthrobacter phenanthrenivorans Sphe3 genomic window:
- a CDS encoding amino acid ABC transporter ATP-binding protein has product MTEFASGTLTGKNLHLSFGHNHVLRGIDLHVEKGTTASVIGPSGSGKSTLLRVMNRLIEPDQGDILLDGRSVLKDNPDELRQRIGMVFQQFNLFPHKTVVDNVSLALRKLRKLSKDQARAEALEQLDLVGLKHKADARPANLSGGQQQRVAIARALAMKPEVMFFDEATSALDPELVKGVLALMTDLAKGGMTMVVVTHEMGFSRNVSDTVTFMDAGVVVESGPPEQLFTAPRTDRLKGFLSDVL; this is encoded by the coding sequence ATGACGGAATTCGCTTCCGGGACCCTGACCGGCAAGAACCTGCACCTCTCGTTCGGCCACAACCACGTTCTCCGCGGCATTGACCTGCACGTGGAGAAGGGCACCACCGCCTCCGTGATCGGCCCTTCGGGGTCCGGCAAGTCAACGCTGCTGCGGGTGATGAACCGGCTGATCGAACCCGACCAGGGTGACATCCTGCTGGACGGCCGCTCCGTCCTGAAGGACAATCCTGACGAGCTCCGGCAGCGGATCGGCATGGTGTTCCAGCAGTTCAACCTGTTCCCGCACAAGACGGTGGTGGACAACGTGTCCCTGGCCCTGCGGAAGCTGCGCAAGCTCTCCAAGGACCAGGCACGAGCGGAAGCGCTGGAGCAGTTGGACCTGGTGGGCCTGAAGCACAAGGCTGATGCCCGCCCGGCCAACCTCTCGGGCGGCCAGCAGCAGCGTGTTGCCATCGCCCGGGCCCTGGCCATGAAACCGGAAGTCATGTTCTTCGATGAGGCCACCTCGGCACTGGACCCGGAGCTCGTCAAGGGCGTCCTGGCGCTGATGACGGATCTCGCGAAGGGCGGCATGACCATGGTCGTCGTGACCCACGAGATGGGCTTCTCCCGCAACGTCTCGGACACCGTGACCTTCATGGACGCCGGTGTTGTGGTGGAATCCGGCCCGCCGGAGCAGCTCTTCACGGCCCCACGCACGGACCGGCTCAAGGGCTTCCTCTCGGACGTCCTGTAG
- the hemL gene encoding glutamate-1-semialdehyde 2,1-aminomutase, whose product MTSSNPRNEELFDRARQLMPGGVNSPVRAFGSVGGTPRFMVSAKGPYLTDADGKEYVDLVCSWGPALLGHAHPAVLDAVHAAVDRGLSFGASTPDEANLAEIVKERVGAVERLRMVSTGTEATMTAVRLARGFTGRNLIIKFAGCYHGHLDSLLASAGSGVATLALPGSAGVTEATAAETLVLPYNDLTAVKEAFATHGPNIAAVITEAAPANMGVVTPEEGFNLGLSRITREYGALLIVDEVLTGFRTGYSGYWGLTGGAPDATEPWTPDLLTFGKVIGGGMPTAALGGRADVMDYLAPTGPVYQAGTLSGNPVAMAAGVATLTHATRDVYSFIDVRSLELSSALSNALDAAGVDHSIQFAGNLFSVAFGTSARGVHNYADAQAQEAFRYAPFFHSMLESGVYLPPSVFEAWFLSAAHDDAAMNRIFDALPAAAQAAAAAQG is encoded by the coding sequence ATGACTTCCAGCAACCCTCGCAATGAGGAACTTTTCGACCGCGCGCGCCAGCTGATGCCGGGCGGGGTCAACTCGCCGGTGCGTGCTTTCGGCTCCGTGGGCGGCACCCCCCGTTTCATGGTGTCGGCCAAGGGGCCCTACCTGACTGACGCCGACGGCAAGGAATACGTGGACCTGGTCTGCTCCTGGGGCCCGGCGCTGCTGGGCCATGCGCACCCGGCTGTCCTCGATGCGGTCCATGCCGCCGTGGACCGCGGCCTGTCCTTCGGCGCCTCCACGCCGGACGAAGCCAACCTGGCCGAGATTGTCAAGGAACGCGTCGGTGCCGTGGAACGGCTCCGCATGGTGTCCACCGGCACCGAGGCCACCATGACGGCCGTCCGGCTCGCCCGTGGCTTTACCGGCCGCAACCTGATCATCAAGTTCGCCGGCTGCTACCACGGCCACCTTGACAGCCTGCTGGCGTCAGCCGGCTCCGGGGTCGCCACCCTTGCGCTGCCCGGTTCCGCCGGTGTCACCGAGGCCACGGCCGCCGAAACACTGGTGCTGCCGTACAACGACCTCACCGCCGTCAAGGAGGCGTTCGCCACCCACGGGCCGAACATCGCCGCCGTGATCACCGAAGCAGCGCCCGCCAACATGGGGGTAGTGACGCCGGAAGAGGGCTTCAACCTCGGACTGTCCCGGATCACCCGTGAATACGGGGCATTGCTTATCGTGGACGAGGTCCTGACCGGTTTCCGTACCGGCTACTCCGGATACTGGGGCCTCACCGGCGGTGCACCGGACGCGACCGAGCCCTGGACGCCGGACCTGCTCACCTTCGGCAAGGTGATCGGAGGCGGCATGCCGACGGCGGCCCTCGGCGGGCGTGCCGACGTCATGGATTACCTGGCCCCCACCGGCCCCGTGTACCAGGCCGGCACGCTGTCCGGGAACCCGGTAGCCATGGCAGCGGGCGTGGCCACCCTGACCCACGCCACCCGGGATGTCTACTCCTTCATCGACGTCCGCTCGCTGGAGCTCTCCTCGGCGCTGTCCAACGCCCTGGATGCCGCCGGTGTTGACCACTCGATCCAGTTCGCGGGGAACCTGTTCTCGGTGGCCTTCGGCACCTCGGCCCGCGGAGTGCACAACTACGCGGATGCACAGGCGCAGGAGGCCTTCCGCTACGCACCGTTCTTCCACTCCATGCTGGAATCCGGCGTCTACCTCCCGCCCTCGGTCTTCGAGGCGTGGTTCCTCTCCGCCGCGCACGACGACGCTGCCATGAACCGGATCTTCGACGCCCTCCCGGCAGCTGCCCAAGCCGCAGCCGCTGCCCAAGGCTAG
- a CDS encoding LLM class flavin-dependent oxidoreductase, with product MTEAHPADPEGPTAPVGDGRILLGLNTFGDVGENPDGSPQPHAQVLRQLLEQAELADAVGLHAFGVGEHHRKDYAVSAPEVFLAAAAARTSRIRLGSAVTVLSSDDPIRVFQRFSTVDAISNGRAEVMLGRGSFIESFPLFGLDLADYEVLFEEKLELFDKVRAQKPVHWEGRTRPPLAGLSVYPPLEHHLLPTWIGVGGTPESVLRCAQYGYPIIFAIIGGQPRAFGPLADLYREAMSKYGHPMQQVATHSPGHVADTDEQAREELFPHWLKLRNKLGAERGWGPAGRGEFEALCAPEGALYVGSPETVARKIVMLKRNLGVDRFDFKYSNGPLPHSAMMRSIELLGTAVAPRVAELLGN from the coding sequence ATGACGGAGGCGCATCCCGCTGACCCTGAAGGCCCCACGGCGCCGGTCGGCGACGGCCGGATCCTGCTGGGGCTCAATACCTTCGGCGACGTCGGAGAGAACCCGGACGGCAGCCCCCAGCCCCACGCCCAGGTGCTGCGGCAGTTGCTGGAACAGGCTGAGCTGGCGGACGCCGTCGGACTTCACGCCTTCGGTGTGGGGGAGCACCACCGCAAGGACTACGCGGTGTCCGCGCCCGAAGTCTTCCTTGCCGCGGCAGCGGCGCGCACGTCCAGGATCCGGCTGGGGTCGGCGGTTACCGTCCTGAGCTCGGACGACCCCATCCGGGTGTTCCAGCGCTTCTCCACCGTGGATGCCATCTCCAATGGCCGGGCCGAGGTCATGCTGGGCCGCGGCTCCTTCATTGAGTCCTTTCCGCTGTTTGGGCTTGACCTCGCGGACTACGAGGTCCTCTTCGAAGAGAAGCTTGAGCTGTTCGACAAGGTGCGGGCCCAGAAGCCGGTGCACTGGGAAGGCCGCACCCGTCCGCCCCTCGCCGGACTCAGCGTGTATCCGCCGCTTGAACACCATCTGCTGCCCACCTGGATCGGCGTCGGCGGCACACCTGAGTCCGTCCTCCGCTGCGCCCAGTACGGCTACCCCATTATCTTTGCCATCATCGGCGGACAGCCCCGGGCTTTCGGCCCGCTTGCGGACCTGTACCGGGAAGCGATGTCAAAGTACGGACACCCCATGCAGCAGGTCGCCACGCACTCACCGGGCCATGTGGCGGACACTGACGAGCAGGCCCGCGAGGAGCTGTTCCCGCACTGGCTGAAGCTGCGGAACAAGCTTGGTGCGGAACGGGGCTGGGGACCGGCCGGCAGGGGCGAGTTTGAGGCCCTGTGTGCGCCCGAAGGTGCCCTGTATGTGGGATCGCCGGAAACCGTAGCCCGAAAAATTGTGATGCTCAAGCGGAACCTGGGCGTGGACCGCTTCGATTTCAAGTACAGCAACGGCCCCCTCCCGCACTCCGCCATGATGCGCTCCATTGAGCTTCTGGGCACGGCCGTGGCGCCGCGCGTGGCTGAGCTGCTCGGCAACTGA
- the hemB gene encoding porphobilinogen synthase — protein MTFPSHRPRRLRTTPAMRRLTAETRLAPAELILPAFIREGLQEPNPITSMPGVVQHTTETLKRAAAEAVELGLGGIMLFGIPENRDAEGSASLDPDGVLNKAIRDVRAEVGDDLVIMSDVCLDEFTDHGHCGVLDADGYVDNDRTVEIYARMAVAQAEAGAHMLGPSGMMDGQVAAIRSALDGAGHTNTSVIAYAAKYASAFYGPFREAVDSQLKGDRRTYQMDAGNRTEALREVELDLSEGADVVMVKPAMSYLDILADVAAMSPVPVAAYQISGEYAMIEAAAANGWIDRRAAITESVLGIRRAGAHMVLTYWAAELAGWLKESK, from the coding sequence ATGACTTTTCCCAGCCACCGCCCCCGCCGCCTCCGCACCACACCTGCCATGCGCCGGCTGACCGCCGAAACCCGCCTGGCGCCGGCTGAACTCATCCTTCCGGCGTTCATCCGGGAAGGCCTGCAGGAGCCGAATCCCATTACCTCCATGCCCGGCGTTGTGCAGCACACCACGGAGACCCTGAAGCGGGCTGCGGCCGAAGCCGTGGAGCTGGGCCTCGGCGGCATCATGCTGTTCGGCATCCCGGAAAACCGGGACGCCGAGGGTTCTGCCTCCCTCGACCCTGACGGCGTCCTCAACAAGGCCATCAGGGATGTGCGGGCAGAGGTGGGCGATGACCTGGTGATCATGAGTGATGTCTGCCTGGACGAGTTTACGGACCACGGGCACTGCGGCGTGCTGGATGCCGACGGTTATGTGGACAACGACCGGACGGTGGAGATCTACGCCCGGATGGCAGTGGCACAGGCGGAGGCGGGAGCCCACATGCTGGGCCCGTCCGGCATGATGGACGGCCAGGTTGCCGCGATCCGTTCCGCCCTCGATGGGGCCGGGCACACCAACACCTCCGTCATCGCCTACGCCGCCAAGTACGCGTCCGCCTTCTACGGCCCGTTCCGCGAGGCCGTGGACTCCCAGCTCAAGGGCGACCGCCGTACCTACCAAATGGACGCCGGCAACCGCACTGAAGCCCTGCGCGAGGTGGAGCTCGACCTCTCCGAGGGAGCCGACGTGGTGATGGTCAAGCCCGCCATGAGCTACCTGGACATCCTTGCCGACGTCGCCGCCATGAGTCCCGTTCCTGTCGCGGCCTACCAGATCTCCGGCGAGTACGCGATGATCGAGGCAGCGGCCGCCAACGGCTGGATCGACCGGCGCGCCGCGATCACCGAATCTGTGCTGGGCATCCGCCGCGCCGGCGCGCATATGGTGCTGACCTACTGGGCCGCCGAACTGGCCGGCTGGCTGAAGGAGTCAAAATGA
- a CDS encoding uroporphyrinogen-III synthase, translating to MRDRAPSPEQPLAGARVLVTRSPERSTALVAGLRKAGADPLVLPLIDFERATDQHSLDVACDALAAGAFDWLVASSATTVHVLADKAAERGLTLARLVHPATRIAAVGAATRRLLQAHGLPVALVPADDQSAAGLLSAWPGGNGKVLLPQADIASPRLAEGLTAAGGRVTAVVAYCTVDYPAAAERRLAVPLEDAAAGEAPPSYVLLTPDIAAAELAAGRIDAVIAASPSAARRIAELSPLPRCSFVAIGRSTAEQASALGIPVAATAAEPSPEGLVAAVAAALAARQGTRGEHGPLPP from the coding sequence ATGCGGGACAGGGCTCCCTCGCCGGAGCAGCCACTGGCCGGCGCCCGGGTGCTGGTGACGCGCAGCCCGGAGCGCTCGACCGCGCTGGTGGCCGGGTTGCGGAAGGCAGGCGCTGACCCGCTGGTCCTGCCGTTGATCGACTTTGAGCGTGCCACGGACCAGCATTCCCTCGATGTGGCCTGCGATGCGCTCGCAGCAGGAGCATTCGACTGGCTGGTGGCCAGCAGCGCCACCACCGTCCACGTGCTGGCGGACAAAGCCGCAGAGCGGGGCCTGACCCTGGCTCGTCTGGTCCATCCGGCCACGCGGATCGCTGCCGTGGGGGCGGCCACGCGCCGGCTCCTGCAGGCACACGGGCTCCCGGTGGCCCTCGTACCCGCCGATGACCAGTCCGCCGCGGGCCTGCTTTCCGCCTGGCCCGGCGGGAACGGCAAGGTCCTGCTGCCCCAGGCGGATATCGCCTCCCCCCGGCTTGCGGAGGGGTTAACCGCGGCGGGCGGCCGCGTCACCGCCGTGGTTGCCTACTGCACTGTCGACTACCCGGCGGCAGCAGAGCGAAGGCTCGCCGTTCCGCTGGAAGACGCCGCAGCGGGGGAGGCGCCGCCGTCGTACGTCCTCCTGACGCCGGACATAGCCGCCGCTGAACTCGCCGCCGGACGCATCGATGCCGTGATCGCCGCTTCCCCCAGCGCCGCACGGCGCATCGCTGAACTCTCCCCGCTGCCCCGCTGCAGCTTTGTTGCGATTGGACGTTCGACGGCGGAGCAGGCGTCAGCCCTCGGCATTCCGGTGGCCGCCACGGCGGCTGAGCCCTCGCCGGAAGGGCTTGTTGCCGCCGTTGCGGCGGCGCTCGCTGCCCGCCAGGGGACGCGCGGGGAGCACGGACCCCTGCCGCCCTGA
- the hemC gene encoding hydroxymethylbilane synthase: MTVRIGTRASKLALTQTQQTADQLAAVGGFPVELVHIRTDGDVLTGPLSQMGGTGVFVAALRDALLRNECDVAVHSLKDLPTGPAVGLSLAATPRRVDVRDVLCARDGLKLADLPAGAKVGTGSPRRAAQLRAARPDLQIMDIRGNVDTRLGRVPGLPGNSVNDVVPGKSCDLDAVVLAAAGLERISRLDAVSEFLETDVMLPAAGQGSLAIECRTADAPPRAGSDEGSKDVLAQALAALDDPDTRLAVTAERALLARLEAGCAAPVGAYAYRKGSLLHLEAVVCAVDGTASVRDKRATDGLTDVGATLLGIELAEVLLAAGAADIADLQAS; encoded by the coding sequence GTGACGGTCCGCATCGGTACCCGTGCCAGCAAGCTTGCGCTCACCCAGACGCAGCAGACCGCTGATCAGCTCGCCGCCGTCGGAGGTTTCCCGGTGGAACTGGTCCACATCCGGACCGACGGGGACGTGCTCACCGGACCGCTCTCCCAGATGGGCGGCACCGGCGTGTTCGTTGCCGCCCTGCGCGACGCGCTGCTGCGGAATGAATGCGACGTCGCGGTCCACTCGCTCAAGGACCTGCCCACGGGGCCCGCGGTGGGACTGAGCCTGGCAGCCACACCTCGCCGGGTGGACGTCCGCGACGTCTTGTGCGCCCGGGACGGGCTGAAGCTGGCAGATCTCCCGGCAGGGGCAAAAGTGGGTACGGGTTCGCCGCGACGGGCCGCCCAGCTCCGGGCCGCCCGTCCGGACCTCCAGATCATGGATATCCGCGGCAACGTTGACACCCGCCTTGGCCGGGTCCCCGGACTGCCGGGCAATTCCGTCAACGACGTTGTGCCGGGCAAGTCGTGTGACCTTGACGCCGTGGTTCTCGCGGCGGCAGGCCTTGAGCGGATCAGCAGGCTCGACGCCGTGAGCGAGTTCCTTGAAACGGACGTCATGCTTCCCGCGGCTGGCCAGGGATCCTTGGCCATTGAATGCCGCACGGCGGATGCCCCGCCAAGGGCGGGCTCGGACGAGGGCTCGAAGGACGTCCTGGCGCAGGCCCTCGCGGCACTTGACGATCCGGACACCCGGCTTGCCGTCACTGCCGAACGGGCCCTGCTGGCCCGCCTTGAGGCCGGCTGCGCGGCGCCCGTTGGTGCGTACGCGTACCGCAAGGGCAGCCTGCTGCACCTTGAAGCCGTGGTGTGCGCCGTGGATGGCACAGCGTCGGTCCGGGACAAGCGCGCCACCGACGGCCTGACGGACGTCGGGGCCACCCTGCTGGGCATCGAGCTCGCAGAAGTGCTCCTGGCAGCCGGCGCCGCCGACATCGCAGACCTGCAGGCTTCCTGA
- a CDS encoding ferrochelatase, which produces MSSSIGASTAVNPVTEAGRMAPKNYDAVLLASFGGPEGQEDVIPFLRNVTRGRGIPDERLEEVSHHYRANGGISPINQQNRELKAALEAELAARGIDLPVLWGNRNWAPYIPQTLQDAYDAGHRRLLMITTSAYSCYSSCRQYREDIGMALTETGLDGRLEVDKVRQYFDHPGFVEPFIEGTAAGLKEVREKLAAAGTPDAPVQILFATHSIPTRDAEAAGRSEGEPREFEEGSAYVAQHLATATAVMQRVEEESGLTAPWSLVYQSRSGAPHVPWLEPDINDAIEELANQGVKGIVIVPLGFVSDHMEVVWDLDTEALETCANLGLAATRVPTPGTHRSFVNGMVDLICERTAANTISDRPAMTALGPWYDVCRPGCCANFRGEKPTIAGADTTVGTGHDPYPGETAAGEPAAAGGAPQQ; this is translated from the coding sequence ATGAGCTCCAGCATTGGTGCCAGCACCGCCGTCAACCCCGTCACCGAAGCAGGACGGATGGCTCCGAAGAATTACGACGCCGTCCTCCTCGCCTCTTTCGGCGGGCCGGAAGGCCAGGAGGACGTCATCCCGTTCCTCCGCAACGTCACGCGCGGGCGCGGCATCCCGGACGAGCGGCTTGAAGAAGTCTCGCACCACTACCGGGCCAACGGCGGCATCAGTCCCATCAACCAGCAGAACCGCGAGCTCAAGGCTGCCCTGGAAGCGGAACTCGCTGCGCGCGGCATCGACCTGCCCGTGCTCTGGGGCAACCGCAACTGGGCGCCATACATCCCGCAGACCCTGCAGGATGCGTACGACGCCGGCCACCGCCGCCTGCTGATGATCACTACGAGTGCCTACTCCTGTTACTCCAGCTGCCGCCAGTACCGCGAGGACATCGGCATGGCCCTCACGGAGACCGGCCTTGACGGCCGCCTCGAGGTGGACAAGGTGCGCCAGTACTTCGACCACCCCGGCTTCGTGGAGCCCTTCATCGAAGGCACAGCTGCCGGCCTCAAGGAAGTCCGGGAGAAACTTGCGGCAGCCGGAACCCCCGACGCTCCCGTGCAGATCCTGTTCGCCACCCACTCCATCCCCACCCGGGATGCGGAGGCAGCCGGCCGCTCCGAGGGCGAGCCGCGCGAGTTCGAGGAAGGCTCGGCGTACGTTGCCCAGCACCTGGCCACCGCAACTGCAGTGATGCAGCGGGTGGAAGAGGAATCCGGCCTGACCGCCCCTTGGTCGCTGGTGTACCAGTCACGCTCGGGTGCACCGCACGTGCCGTGGCTCGAACCGGACATCAACGATGCCATCGAGGAACTGGCTAACCAGGGTGTCAAGGGCATCGTCATTGTGCCCCTGGGCTTCGTCAGCGACCACATGGAAGTTGTCTGGGACCTGGACACCGAGGCGCTGGAGACCTGCGCCAACCTTGGGCTCGCCGCCACGCGAGTTCCCACCCCCGGGACGCACCGCAGCTTCGTGAACGGAATGGTTGACCTGATTTGTGAGCGCACCGCGGCCAACACCATCAGTGACCGTCCGGCCATGACCGCGCTCGGTCCCTGGTATGACGTCTGCCGGCCGGGCTGCTGCGCCAACTTCCGGGGCGAAAAGCCCACCATCGCAGGGGCCGACACCACCGTGGGCACAGGTCACGACCCGTATCCCGGGGAAACCGCGGCTGGGGAGCCTGCTGCTGCCGGGGGAGCGCCGCAGCAGTGA
- the hemQ gene encoding hydrogen peroxide-dependent heme synthase: MSHTSAESVTKTEESAEQFFTLWTVFKRSETLIRSADAASDFERLLERLAQSGVTHRGSYDVSAMRADADVMVWLHGPKPEALQQAIRDIRRSSLFAGTEIVWSAMGVHREAEFAKNHTPAYSRGVAPAEWLCVYPFVRSYEWYILPEEERGAMLREHGLLGREFPQVISNTVSSFALGDWEWILGLEAPELVDLVDLMRHLRNTEARNHVREEVPFYTGRRISPAEVAEVLA; encoded by the coding sequence ATGAGCCACACTTCTGCCGAATCTGTCACTAAAACCGAAGAATCAGCCGAGCAGTTTTTCACCCTCTGGACGGTTTTCAAGCGCTCCGAAACCCTGATCCGCAGCGCCGATGCTGCTTCTGATTTCGAGCGGCTGCTGGAGCGGCTGGCCCAATCCGGCGTGACCCACCGCGGAAGCTACGACGTCTCCGCCATGCGGGCTGACGCTGACGTGATGGTGTGGCTGCACGGCCCCAAGCCTGAAGCCCTCCAGCAGGCCATCCGGGACATCCGCCGGAGCTCCCTTTTCGCCGGCACGGAAATCGTGTGGTCGGCCATGGGCGTGCACCGCGAGGCTGAGTTCGCCAAGAACCACACCCCCGCCTACTCCCGCGGCGTGGCGCCGGCCGAATGGCTGTGCGTCTACCCCTTCGTCCGCTCCTACGAGTGGTACATCCTCCCGGAGGAAGAGCGGGGCGCAATGCTTCGCGAGCATGGCCTCCTGGGCCGGGAGTTCCCGCAGGTCATCTCCAACACCGTATCTTCGTTTGCGCTGGGCGACTGGGAATGGATCCTGGGCCTCGAGGCTCCGGAGCTCGTGGACCTGGTGGACCTGATGCGCCACCTGCGCAACACGGAGGCCCGCAACCACGTCCGTGAGGAAGTCCCGTTCTACACCGGCCGCCGGATTTCCCCGGCAGAAGTAGCGGAGGTGCTCGCATGA